The following are encoded together in the Actinoplanes sp. N902-109 genome:
- a CDS encoding ATP-binding protein, whose product MSKTVRDTSATQSPTLLLMVGLPGSGKTFRARELAAERGALRLTPDEWALTLFGQDDRHQEPGGKRWLLEGRLVALAVEALRLRVNVVLDFGFWSRDERSALRWMAASVGASCEIVYLPVDRAVQWERIEHRWEHTPEQTFPMAETELDAWREHFQAPDPDELSGASLPAPPPGDESWLDWAERFWPSLAAALTPSLTRSSNEGPTER is encoded by the coding sequence ATGAGCAAGACGGTGAGAGATACCTCGGCGACCCAGAGCCCCACGCTCCTCCTGATGGTGGGCCTGCCCGGGTCCGGGAAGACGTTCCGAGCGCGGGAGCTGGCGGCGGAGCGCGGAGCCCTGCGATTGACCCCCGACGAATGGGCGCTCACCCTCTTCGGCCAGGACGACCGCCATCAGGAGCCCGGCGGGAAACGGTGGCTGCTGGAGGGCCGGCTGGTCGCCCTGGCCGTCGAAGCTCTGCGCCTGCGGGTCAACGTCGTTCTCGACTTCGGTTTCTGGTCGCGTGACGAGCGCTCCGCCCTGCGCTGGATGGCCGCCTCGGTGGGTGCGTCCTGCGAGATCGTGTATCTGCCGGTGGACCGTGCGGTGCAATGGGAACGGATCGAGCACCGCTGGGAACACACGCCGGAGCAGACCTTCCCCATGGCCGAGACAGAACTCGACGCCTGGCGGGAACACTTCCAGGCCCCCGACCCGGACGAGCTCTCGGGCGCGTCCCTGCCCGCTCCACCGCCGGGGGACGAGAGCTGGCTCGACTGGGCTGAGCGGTTCTGGCCCTCGCTCGCGGCCGCGCTGACGCCTTCGCTCACGCGGAGCTCGAACGAGGGGCCGACCGAGAGATGA
- a CDS encoding carbohydrate binding domain-containing protein, giving the protein MMRALAVGTGLLAAMAVAVPVALPRSAAAANGVSNPGFEAGTAGWQCAPTAAAVTGHARSGSYALAGTTTSSDTAQCTQTVPVAPSTSYTLTAQVNGAYVYLGVTGGASTWTPGTGGAYQTLSVTFTTPAAASSVEIYLHGWYGQGVYYADDVSLPVTGTDGPTTTPPTPTTPTPSPTTPSPSPTTPSPTTPTPSPTTPTPTPTTPTPTPTTPTPTPTTPTPTPTGPGASLPACRHFSDATPPVRTAGPNHDATTQAPRITIDGRLPAPGNVRGTLANGSVVITFDRVPGAVAYRVWRNSQSVLRIDDWGQPVLSVTDSRPCRNASYTVVALRNDDSDASTGQLSPPYRLLDSGTLGPGRLSPGTQLTYLITAYNDAGQTASGYQAGLGICAVDTRYIPWGTRMRIDGYGYCYAADIGTWIQGEIVDVWLPGAEADSWGVQRRTVTIE; this is encoded by the coding sequence ATGATGCGCGCGCTCGCTGTCGGGACCGGTCTGCTCGCCGCGATGGCCGTCGCGGTCCCTGTTGCCCTGCCTCGATCCGCGGCTGCCGCCAACGGGGTGAGCAATCCCGGGTTCGAGGCGGGCACTGCGGGGTGGCAGTGCGCGCCGACGGCGGCGGCGGTCACCGGGCACGCCCGTTCCGGCAGCTACGCCCTCGCGGGGACGACCACGAGCAGTGATACCGCGCAGTGCACCCAGACCGTCCCGGTGGCGCCCAGCACCTCGTACACATTGACCGCCCAGGTGAACGGCGCCTATGTGTATCTGGGTGTCACCGGTGGTGCCAGCACGTGGACACCCGGCACCGGCGGCGCCTATCAGACCCTGTCGGTCACGTTCACGACGCCCGCGGCGGCTTCGTCGGTGGAGATCTACCTGCACGGTTGGTACGGCCAAGGTGTCTACTACGCCGACGACGTCAGCCTCCCGGTGACCGGCACCGACGGGCCGACCACGACCCCGCCGACGCCGACGACTCCAACACCGTCGCCCACCACGCCGTCACCGTCTCCTACCACGCCGTCTCCCACCACGCCGACGCCCAGCCCGACCACGCCGACACCCACGCCGACCACGCCGACACCCACGCCGACCACGCCGACACCCACCCCGACCACGCCGACACCCACGCCGACCGGGCCGGGGGCGAGCCTGCCGGCGTGCCGGCATTTCAGCGACGCCACGCCGCCGGTGCGGACGGCCGGGCCGAACCACGACGCGACGACCCAGGCGCCCCGGATCACCATCGACGGACGACTTCCCGCCCCGGGCAACGTTCGCGGCACGCTTGCCAACGGGTCGGTCGTCATCACCTTCGACCGGGTGCCGGGTGCGGTGGCGTACCGGGTCTGGCGCAACTCGCAGTCCGTGCTGCGCATCGACGACTGGGGTCAGCCGGTGCTCAGCGTGACGGACAGCCGGCCGTGCCGCAACGCCTCGTACACCGTGGTGGCCCTGCGCAACGACGACAGCGACGCTTCGACCGGTCAGCTCTCCCCGCCGTACCGGCTGCTCGACAGCGGCACGCTGGGGCCGGGACGGTTGAGTCCCGGCACCCAGCTCACGTACCTGATCACGGCCTACAACGATGCCGGGCAGACGGCCAGCGGCTACCAGGCGGGGCTGGGGATCTGCGCCGTGGACACGCGCTACATCCCCTGGGGCACCAGGATGCGCATCGACGGGTACGGCTACTGCTACGCCGCGGACATCGGCACCTGGATCCAGGGCGAGATCGTCGACGTCTGGCTGCCCGGTGCGGAGGCCGACAGTTGGGGCGTGCAACGCCGCACCGTCACGATCGAATAG
- a CDS encoding LLM class F420-dependent oxidoreductase: MTSRPVRIGVQIQPQHGDYAAIRRAAAEAEDLGADILFNWDHFYPLFGEPDGLHFECWTMLAAWAEQTSRVEIGALVTCNSYRNPDLLADMARTVDHISAGRLVLGIGSGWFERDYQEYGYDFGTAGGRLDDLAEALPRIETRLGKLNPAPTRKIPVLIGGGGEKKTLRLVARHADIWHSFGDPETIVRKTGILRRHCADVGRDSGEIELSAGVKGGPADSGRALLDAGVTLFTVESGGPDYDLTELRQWIDWRDHVNG; the protein is encoded by the coding sequence ATGACTTCCAGGCCCGTCCGCATCGGTGTCCAGATCCAGCCGCAGCATGGCGACTACGCCGCTATCCGCCGTGCCGCCGCCGAGGCCGAGGATCTCGGCGCCGACATCCTGTTCAACTGGGACCACTTCTACCCGCTCTTCGGCGAGCCGGACGGTCTGCACTTCGAGTGCTGGACCATGCTCGCGGCCTGGGCCGAGCAGACTTCCCGGGTCGAGATCGGCGCCCTGGTCACCTGCAACAGCTACCGCAACCCCGACCTGCTGGCCGACATGGCCCGGACCGTCGACCACATCAGCGCCGGCCGGCTCGTGCTCGGCATCGGTTCCGGCTGGTTCGAGCGCGATTATCAGGAGTACGGCTACGACTTCGGCACCGCGGGCGGGCGCCTCGACGACCTGGCCGAGGCGCTGCCCCGGATCGAGACGCGGTTGGGCAAGCTCAACCCGGCGCCGACCCGCAAGATCCCGGTGCTCATCGGCGGCGGGGGCGAGAAGAAAACCCTGCGTCTGGTCGCCCGGCACGCCGACATCTGGCACAGCTTCGGCGACCCCGAGACCATCGTACGGAAGACCGGCATCCTGCGGCGGCACTGCGCAGACGTGGGCCGCGATTCGGGCGAGATCGAGCTGTCGGCCGGGGTGAAGGGCGGTCCCGCCGACTCGGGCCGGGCGTTGCTGGACGCCGGGGTCACCCTGTTCACCGTGGAGAGCGGCGGGCCGGACTACGACTTGACTGAACTGCGTCAGTGGATCGACTGGCGCGATCACGTCAATGGCTGA
- a CDS encoding MFS transporter produces the protein MSSAAPAAPRKFAALRNPDCRPYLFGAALAMMADNIEHVITYWQLWEKFHSPALAGFEVISHWLPFLFFSVYFGGLADRFDCRRVIQAAQVLFMLVSAAWGVLFLTGTLQIWEACLLLVMHGMAGALWGPGEQLMLHDFVGDEELPSAVRLNATFRSLGVLFGPVIGSALLLGLGPTAGIFVNIAFYLPLTLFLFRTRFTGHSREQRPVRRERIGIKDSIRVLRQVQTNRILVSMIILGGLGSFFVGASIQSSMPIFAQDMGAGSAGTAYGVLLFANGAGGVIGGILLEATGRIPATVTAAVISTFVYGVSTFFFAVSGSYPLAVVLLILGGVANLASMSIGQTVVQLLAPPGERGRVIGVYGMSANGLRFGSGITVGLFGAVVGIHWSLGLSAAALCLGTLLAGWAAWRSPRRTAAAS, from the coding sequence ATGAGCTCAGCCGCGCCCGCCGCGCCCCGCAAATTCGCGGCCCTGCGTAACCCGGACTGCCGGCCGTACCTGTTCGGGGCGGCGCTGGCGATGATGGCTGACAATATCGAGCACGTCATCACGTACTGGCAGCTGTGGGAGAAATTTCATTCCCCGGCGCTGGCCGGGTTCGAGGTGATCAGCCACTGGCTGCCGTTCCTGTTCTTCTCGGTCTATTTCGGTGGCCTGGCCGACCGCTTCGACTGCCGCCGGGTGATCCAGGCCGCGCAGGTGTTGTTCATGCTCGTGTCGGCGGCCTGGGGCGTGCTGTTCCTGACCGGCACCCTGCAGATCTGGGAAGCCTGCTTGCTGCTCGTCATGCACGGCATGGCGGGTGCTTTGTGGGGCCCTGGCGAGCAGTTGATGCTGCACGACTTCGTCGGTGACGAGGAACTGCCCAGCGCGGTCCGGCTGAACGCGACGTTCCGCAGCCTGGGCGTGCTGTTCGGGCCGGTGATCGGCTCGGCGCTGCTGCTCGGGCTCGGGCCGACCGCCGGCATCTTCGTCAACATCGCGTTCTATCTGCCGCTGACGCTGTTCCTCTTCCGCACCCGGTTCACCGGCCATTCCCGCGAGCAGCGCCCGGTCCGACGGGAACGGATCGGCATCAAGGACTCGATCCGTGTCCTGCGTCAGGTGCAGACCAATCGCATTCTGGTCAGCATGATCATTCTCGGCGGGCTGGGATCGTTCTTCGTGGGCGCGTCCATCCAGTCGTCGATGCCGATCTTCGCCCAGGACATGGGTGCTGGCAGCGCCGGCACGGCCTACGGCGTCCTGCTCTTCGCCAATGGTGCGGGCGGCGTCATCGGCGGCATTCTGCTGGAGGCCACCGGGCGCATCCCGGCAACGGTCACGGCCGCGGTCATCAGCACGTTCGTGTACGGCGTCAGCACGTTCTTCTTCGCCGTGTCGGGCAGTTATCCGCTCGCCGTCGTCCTGCTCATCCTCGGTGGCGTGGCCAACCTGGCGTCGATGTCGATCGGTCAGACCGTGGTCCAGCTCCTGGCCCCGCCGGGCGAGCGCGGCCGGGTGATCGGTGTCTACGGCATGTCGGCCAACGGCCTGCGCTTCGGCAGCGGCATCACGGTCGGCCTGTTCGGCGCCGTCGTGGGCATCCACTGGTCCCTCGGGCTCAGCGCCGCCGCCCTGTGCCTGGGCACCCTGCTGGCCGGTTGGGCGGCGTGGCGGTCCCCCCGGCGTACGGCTGCCGCTTCCTGA
- a CDS encoding MFS transporter, which yields MSSSGTPDNDLPPTGAAVSAPAAGPDHHWFTEPTRPVRGGFVGGLVFAQLVFYIALLGPAVVGIGVKVQQIVPDDQKSSALGTVAGFGALFAVIGNVLSGRLSDRTTSRLGRRRPWIVGGTIVMTLAFVVMALGQSVAVVTAGWCLAQLGANATLAPFIATISDQVPRFQRGSVSALVGIAQNVGVLGGASVAQLFQDHMVILFVAPAVLSIGAMLLFAVILPDQRLPRRPPRMTAAEWVTTFWLNPLKHPDFALAWWSRFLIILATFMFTTFRLFYLEDRLGLAEDDAPAAVTIGVLVYTATLIVAGWVAGRISDRTGRRKVLVAGSTLLFGMGIVALAHVTTVGQFYLIEALMGVAFGIYVGVDLALVVDVLPHPDDAGKDLGVFNMANALPQTAAPLLGAVLLAVASPDDQNYSLLLYGAGVAALLGALIVLPIKTVR from the coding sequence ATGAGCTCGTCCGGAACCCCGGACAACGACCTGCCGCCGACCGGCGCCGCCGTCTCAGCCCCCGCTGCCGGCCCCGACCACCACTGGTTCACCGAGCCGACCCGGCCGGTGCGCGGCGGGTTCGTCGGGGGGCTGGTGTTCGCCCAGCTTGTCTTCTACATCGCGCTGCTCGGTCCGGCGGTGGTCGGCATCGGCGTCAAGGTCCAGCAGATCGTGCCCGACGATCAGAAGAGCTCGGCATTGGGTACGGTCGCAGGCTTCGGAGCGCTGTTCGCCGTCATCGGCAACGTCCTGTCCGGGCGGCTGTCCGACCGCACCACCTCGCGGCTGGGCCGGCGCCGCCCCTGGATCGTCGGTGGCACCATCGTCATGACGCTGGCGTTCGTCGTGATGGCGCTGGGCCAGAGCGTCGCCGTCGTCACGGCCGGCTGGTGCCTGGCCCAGCTGGGCGCGAACGCCACGCTGGCGCCGTTCATCGCCACCATCTCCGACCAGGTGCCCCGGTTCCAGCGCGGCAGCGTGTCGGCCCTGGTCGGCATCGCCCAGAACGTCGGCGTGCTCGGCGGCGCATCCGTGGCCCAGCTCTTCCAGGACCACATGGTCATCCTGTTCGTGGCGCCCGCGGTGCTGTCGATCGGGGCGATGCTGCTGTTCGCGGTGATCCTGCCCGATCAGCGGCTGCCGCGGCGCCCGCCCCGGATGACGGCCGCGGAGTGGGTCACCACGTTCTGGCTCAACCCGTTGAAGCACCCGGACTTCGCGCTCGCCTGGTGGTCGCGCTTCCTGATCATCCTGGCCACGTTCATGTTCACCACGTTCCGGCTGTTCTACCTGGAGGACCGGCTGGGCCTCGCCGAGGACGACGCCCCGGCGGCGGTTACCATCGGCGTGCTCGTCTACACGGCCACATTGATCGTCGCAGGCTGGGTCGCGGGCAGGATCTCCGACCGCACCGGCCGCCGCAAGGTCCTGGTCGCCGGCTCGACCCTGCTGTTCGGCATGGGCATCGTCGCGCTGGCCCACGTCACCACGGTCGGTCAGTTCTACCTGATCGAGGCGTTGATGGGCGTGGCCTTCGGCATCTATGTGGGCGTGGACCTCGCGCTGGTCGTCGACGTGCTGCCCCATCCTGACGACGCCGGCAAGGACCTCGGCGTCTTCAACATGGCCAACGCCCTCCCCCAGACCGCGGCCCCGCTCCTCGGCGCCGTCCTGCTCGCCGTCGCCAGCCCCGACGACCAGAACTACAGTCTGCTGCTGTACGGGGCCGGGGTCGCCGCCTTGCTCGGCGCCCTCATCGTCCTTCCGATCAAGACCGTCCGCTGA